From one Lycium ferocissimum isolate CSIRO_LF1 chromosome 5, AGI_CSIRO_Lferr_CH_V1, whole genome shotgun sequence genomic stretch:
- the LOC132056041 gene encoding pentatricopeptide repeat-containing protein At5g50280, chloroplastic yields the protein MMALKHSFIPSSTPCTLKFNHCHPLRIGKNLISFRPFSQSFFPSFSNSCITHSTPSNLFLSLLEESEEEEEEVVDEEEEELIISDTQQLKQPNNDPIHRFFQTRITNQESDPDPGRQGKLSLQTNRKTSWHLASITSSIEDDENEVEYIQESLLNTLPSTRIEGIVCEIVAKAKSLQENVTLGEVLGEFEGRVGLKDCEEVLGLLGNEGLVIDCLYFFEWMGLNEPSLITPRAYTILFPILGRAGMSKELLVLFKNLPNRKAFRDVHVYNAAISGLLCCRRYDDAWEVYESMETNSVQPDHVTSSIMITIMRKRGKSAKEAWELFEKMNKEGVKWSLEVAGALIKSFCEEGLKKEALIIQLEMEKRGISSNAIVYNTLMHAYCKSNQIEEAEGLFADMKRKRIAPTSATYNSLMDAYSRRLQPDVVEKLLQEMEDAGLEPNVKSYTCLISAYGRLKKMSDLAANAFLRMKKVGIKPNSYSYTALIHAYSISGWHDKAYTAFENMQREGIKPSIETYTALLDAFRRAGDTQTLMKIWKMMIKDKIEGTRVTFNIILDGFAKQGCYVEARDVICEFGKLGLQPTVMTYNMLINAYARGGQDSRLPQLLKEMAALNLKPDSITYSTMIYAFIRVRDFKRAFYFHKQMVKDRQVPDAESYEKLRAILDVKAAIKNRKDKSALMGIVRSSMGILKEKKKGKKDEFWKNRKKGSRFQGQQ from the exons ATGATGGCGCTCAAACACTCCTTTATCCCTTCTTCAACTCCTTGTACATTAAAGTTCAATCACTGTCACCCTTTGAGAATTGGAAAAAATCTCATATCTTTTAGACCCTTCTCTCAATCATTCTTCCCTTCTTTCTCCAACTCTTGCATTACTCATTCTACACCTTCCAaccttttcctttctcttcttgaagaatctgaagaagaagaagaagaagtagtagatgaggaagaagaagaacttATTATTTCAGATACCCAACAGCTAAAACAACCAAACAATGACCCAATTCACCGGTTCTTCCAGACCCGGATAACAAACCAAGAATCCGACCCGGACCCAGGTCGTCAAGGCAAATTATCTCTTCAAACAAACCGTAAAACATCTTGGCATCTTGCTTCTATCACTAGTTCAATTGAAGACGATGAAAACGAGGTCGAATACATTCAAGAATCACTACTTAACACACTTCCAAGTACTAGAATTGAAGGTATTGTTTGTGAAATAGTAGCGAAAGCTAAGAGCTTACAGGAAAATGTGACGTTAGGTGAAGTATTAGGTGAATTTGAAGGGAGAGTTGGATTAAAAGACTGTGAGGAAGTATTGGGTTTGTTGGGAAATGAAGGTTTGGTTATTGATTGTTTGTATTTCTTTGAATGGATGGGGCTTAATGAGCCTTCATTGATCACACCTCGTGCTTATACGATTTTGTTTCCAATACTTGGGAGAGCTGGTATGAGCAAGGAGTTATTAGTTTTGTTTAAGAACTTGCCTAATCGAAAGGCGTTCAGGGATGTCCATGTTTATAATGCTGCTATTTCCGGGCTGTTATGTTGTCGAAG GTATGATGATGCTTGGGAAGTTTATGAGTCCATGGAAACAAATTCTGTCCAACCAGACCATGTGACAAGTTCCATTATGATTACAATAATGAGGAAACGGGGAAAGAGTGCCAAAGAAGCTTGGGAGTTATTCGAAAAGATGAACAAAGAAGGTGTGAAGTGGAGCTTGGAAGTAGCAGGTGCTCTAATTAAATCCTTTTGTGAGGAAGGCCTGAAGAAGGAAGCTTTAATTATCCAGCTGGAAATGGAGAAAAGGGGAATATCTTCCAATGCCATTGTCTATAATACTTTGATGCATGCTTACTGTAAGTCTAACCAAATTGAAGAAGCTGAAGGTCTCTTTGCTGATAtgaagaggaaaagaattgcaCCTACCTCGGCTACTTATAATAGTTTGATGGATGCATACAGTAGGAGACTCCAGCCCGATGTTGTTGAGAAGCTGCTACAGGAAATGGAAGATGCTGGTTTGGAGCCAAATGTGAAATCATATACGTGCCTGATTAGTGCCTATGGAAGACTGAAGAAAATGAGTGACTTGGCTGCAAATGCATTCTTGAGGATGAAAAAGGTTGGTATAAAACCAAATTCTTACTCATATACAGCTCTTATCCATGCATATTCAATCAGTGGGTGGCATGATAAAGCTTATACAGCTTTCGAGAATATGCAAAGGGAGGGAATAAAGCCCTCCATAGAAACTTATACTGCTCTTCTTGATGCATTTAGACGTGCTGGTGATACCCAAACGctcatgaaaatttggaaaatgatGATCAAGGATAAAATTGAAGGGACAAGGGTGACATTTAACATTATATTGGATGGATTTGCTAAACAAGGTTGCTATGTCGAAGCAAGAGATGTGATTTGTGAGTTTGGGAAGCTTGGGTTGCAACCAACAGTAATGACATACAACATGTTGATCAACGCATATGCGAGGGGAGGACAAGACTCAAGGTTGCCACAGCTTTTGAAGGAGATGGCAGCACTTAATCTAAAACCTGATTCTATTACATATTCCACAATGATATACGCCTTCATCCGTGTGCGAGATTTCAAGAGGGCGTTTTATTTTCACAAGCAGATGGTAAAAGACCGGCAAGTGCCTGATGCTGAATCATACGAGAAGCTCCGCGCAATTCTGGATGTAAAAGCTGCCATAAAGAACAGGAAGGATAAGAGTGCTTTAATGGGAATAGTTAGAAGCAGTATGGGCAtattgaaagagaagaaaaagggaaagaaggaTGAGTTctggaaaaatagaaaaaaaggaTCAAGATTTCAAGGACAGCAATAG
- the LOC132056037 gene encoding MA3 DOMAIN-CONTAINING TRANSLATION REGULATORY FACTOR 1-like, producing the protein MASKEGLLTEGQREMLETAPPNEEILSSSPKSPGGAAKSSSSVLLSEHHVKAPGGGKASNAGIAMRHVRRTHSGKHIRVKKDGAGGKGTWGRWLDTDGESHIDKNDPNYDSGEEPYELVVTAVSDPLDDYKKSVVSIIEEYFSTGDVEVATSDLKELGSTEYHPYFIKRLVSMSMDRHDKEKEMTSVLLSALYADVINPTQISRGFFMLVESADDLAVDIPDIVDILALFIARAVVDDILPPAFIARARKVLPESSKGHQVLQTAEKSYLSAPHHAELVERRWGGSTHFTVEEVKKRIADLLREYVESGDTVEARRCIRKLEVSFFYHEVVKRALVLAMEKQSTEALILKLLKEAAEEGLISSSQMVKGFSRMAESIDDLSLDIPSAKTSFQSIVPRAVSEGWLDASFLKASGDDGQANGPDDEKVKQYKKQIVNIIHEYFLSDDIPELIRSLEDLGAPEYNPIFLKKLITLAMDRKNKEKEMASVLLSALHIEIFSTEDIVNGFVMLLESAEDTALDILDASNELALFLARAVIDDVLAPLNLEEITNRLPPNCSSGAETVCAAQSLLSARHAGERILRCWGGGTGWAVEDAKDKIQKLLEEFESGGVISEACQCIRDMGMPFFNHEVVKKALVMAMEKKNDRMLDLLQECFNEGLITINQMTKGFGRIKDGLDDLALDIPNAKDKFTFYVEHAKERGWLLQSFALSDAS; encoded by the exons ATGGCGTCGAAAGAGGGATTACTGACTGAAGGACAGAGGGAGATGCTTGAAACTGCACCGCCGAATGAGGAGATTTTGTCATCTTCTCCTAAGTCTCCAGGTGGTGCTGCTAAGTCTTCTTCGTCTGTACTTTTATCGGAACATCATGTGAAGGCGCCGGGCGGTGGAAAGGCATCCAATGCTGGGATTGCCATGAGACATGTACGACGTACGCACTCAGGGAAACATATCCGTGTTAAGAAGG ATGGAGCCGGCGGCAAAGGCACCTGGGGAAGATGGTTGGATACTGATGGTGAATCTCATATCGATAAGAATGATCCCAACTATGATAGTGGTGAG GAGCCGTATGAGCTTGTTGTAACTGCTGTCTCCGATCCACTGGATGATTACAAGAAATCTGTAGTATCAATTATTGAGGAATACTTCAGCACTGGTGACGTTGAGGTGGCCACGTCTGATCTCAAGGAATTAGGTTCAACTGAGTATCACCCATATTTTATTAAGAGGCTTGTTTCTATGTCAATGGATAGGCATGATAAGGAGAAGGAAATGACTTCTGTTCTTCTTTCTGCACTTTATGCTGATGTCATCAACCCTACCCAGATTAGTCGGGGATTTTTCATGCTTGTGGAGTCAGCTGATGACTTGGCCGTGGACATACCAGATATTGTTGATATCCTCGCTTTATTCATTGCACGGGCTGTGGTCGATGACATTCTTCCACCAGCTTTTATCGCTAGAGCCAGAAAAGTGCTCCCAGAATCCTCCAAGGGGCATCAGGTGCTGCAAACTGCCGAGAAGAGCTATCTCTCAGCTCCACACCATGCAGAACTTGTTGAGAGGCGCTGGGGTGGCAGCACCCATTTCACTGTTGAGGAAGTCAAGAAAAGGATTGCTGATCTATTGAGGGAGTATGTTGAGAGTGGAGACACTGTTGAGGCCCGTAGATGCATAAGAAAATTGGAAGTTTCTTTTTTCTATCATGAAGTTGTCAAGAGAGCTCTAGTTTTAGCCATGGAGAAGCAGTCTACTGAAGCACTTATTCTGAAACTTCTAAAGGAGGCTGCAGAAGAGGGTCTTATAAGTTCCAGTCAAATGGTGAAGGGTTTTTCTAGGATGGCTGAGAGTATAGATGATCTTTCTCTGGATATTCCTTCTGCAAAAACGTCGTTCCAGTCAATTGTTCCTCGGGCAGTCTCTGAGGGATGGCTTGATGCATCTTTTCTGAAAGCCTCCGGTGATGATGGGCAAGCAAATGGTCCAGATGATGAAAAGGTGAAGCAGTACAAAAAACAAATTGTTAATATAATCCATGAATATTTCCTCTCAGATGACATTCCGGAACTAATCCGgagtttggaagatttgggGGCACCTGAGTATAATCCCATTTTTCTGAAGAAGCTGATAACCCTTGCCATGGACagaaaaaacaaggaaaaagaaatgGCATCTGTTTTGCTTTCTGCACTTCATATTGAGATTTTTTCTACTGAAGACATAGTCAATGGGTTTGTGATGCTACTGGAATCTGCAGAGGATACAGCACTTGACATTTTAGATGCTTCCAATGAACTAGCTCTTTTCCTTGCTAGGGCTGTAATAGATGATGTCCTTGCTCCACTGAATTTGGAGGAGATAACGAACAGGTTGCCACCAAATTGCAGCAGTGGTGCCGAGACTGTCTGTGCGGCTCAATCACTTTTATCTGCACGCCATGCTGGAGAGAGGATCCTGAGGTGTTGGGGTGGTGGTACTGGCTGGGCTGTGGAGGATGCAAAGGATAAGATACAAAAGCTTCTTGAGGAATTTGAAAGTGGTGGTGTTATCAGTGAAGCTTGCCAATGCATACGAGATATGGGGATGCCATTCTTCAATCATGAGGTAGTGAAGAAAGCTTTGGTTATGGCAATGGAGAAGAAGAATGATAGGATGCTGGATCTGCTGCAGGAGTGCTTTAACGAGGGGCTTATCACCATCAACCAGATGACTAAAGGCTTTGGCAGGATTAAGGATGGACTTGATGATCTTGCTCTTGACATTCCGAATGCAAAGGATAAATTCACGTTTTATGTAGAGCACGCCAAAGAAAGAGGCTGGCTGTTACAGTCCTTTGCGTTATCAGATGCATCTTGA